In Vibrio sp. 10N, the following proteins share a genomic window:
- a CDS encoding ArnT family glycosyltransferase: MLSTILHFDQPSNSPNDIARSHRAAMIWCFVYAVAWALVSYHLDPTVPYDAVEALNWASNGEWGSPNNPWFVGFVARILLISSSTEFASAFWYVGHFSVVAIGMLGCYRLAYKLTDSIALAWLGMLTLNLSGVINFDAIPYNDNYLLFGSWSWLLLMFVKAVYEDSKWWIPFGILAGCSAMAKYTTFAPVAMIFILSLTVPSVRRNWSDRNFYLGIAAFLALVTPNFFWMFANNFSSVKWVSGQVSAQLSPGSWLALLSVFYPLILLAGLLGKRGLRFTNKVPEKVWLTTFVLLAPLVVIMGWFTFHKGGRLVEWLHPFFMPAPAVLVAFLAKDVIGKLSRAYKVLVSMALLMIVGYSSVMVFNVRNAGQNFEGIKVLAHDAETFWYENTDKPLKLVGGAEISEWLTFYIAPHPEMSNQWSNETLPNVYNRHITAEKIESQGVLLLSHVGQSCEAQTFSRFTNEWPQFEVAVTKQIDYQDSPQEPVQVICVGMIAPKE; this comes from the coding sequence ATGCTTTCGACTATTCTTCATTTTGACCAACCTTCAAACTCACCAAACGACATTGCACGCTCGCATCGCGCCGCGATGATTTGGTGCTTTGTCTATGCTGTTGCTTGGGCGCTGGTTTCCTATCATCTTGATCCTACGGTACCTTATGATGCCGTCGAAGCGTTAAACTGGGCCAGTAATGGAGAATGGGGAAGTCCAAATAACCCATGGTTTGTGGGTTTCGTCGCCCGTATTTTGCTGATTTCTTCGTCAACAGAGTTTGCATCGGCGTTTTGGTATGTGGGGCACTTTAGTGTGGTTGCTATCGGTATGCTTGGTTGTTACCGATTGGCCTATAAACTGACGGACTCGATTGCTCTTGCTTGGCTAGGTATGTTGACCCTGAACCTATCCGGTGTGATCAACTTTGATGCCATTCCTTATAACGACAACTATTTGTTGTTTGGCTCTTGGTCATGGCTATTGCTGATGTTTGTAAAGGCGGTGTACGAAGATTCAAAATGGTGGATCCCGTTTGGTATTCTGGCTGGTTGCTCAGCGATGGCGAAGTACACCACATTTGCCCCCGTGGCGATGATCTTCATTCTAAGCCTGACAGTACCGAGTGTGCGTCGTAACTGGAGCGATCGTAATTTTTATCTTGGTATTGCCGCCTTCCTTGCCTTGGTAACACCAAACTTCTTTTGGATGTTCGCCAATAACTTCTCATCGGTGAAATGGGTAAGTGGTCAAGTATCGGCTCAACTAAGCCCTGGCAGTTGGCTGGCACTGCTGTCGGTATTTTATCCGCTGATTTTACTTGCAGGTCTGTTGGGCAAACGAGGCTTACGTTTTACCAATAAGGTCCCAGAAAAAGTATGGCTGACAACATTCGTCTTACTTGCTCCACTGGTGGTCATCATGGGGTGGTTTACCTTTCATAAGGGCGGCCGATTAGTGGAATGGTTGCACCCGTTCTTTATGCCGGCACCAGCGGTATTGGTCGCGTTTTTAGCCAAAGATGTTATCGGCAAGCTGTCACGAGCATACAAAGTATTGGTGAGTATGGCGCTGCTGATGATTGTAGGTTATAGCTCGGTGATGGTCTTCAATGTGCGCAATGCTGGTCAGAACTTTGAAGGTATTAAGGTTTTGGCTCATGACGCTGAGACATTTTGGTACGAGAATACAGACAAGCCTCTTAAGCTGGTGGGCGGCGCTGAGATTTCTGAATGGTTAACTTTCTACATCGCACCGCATCCAGAAATGTCGAACCAATGGAGTAACGAGACTCTGCCGAACGTTTACAACCGCCATATCACTGCGGAAAAGATTGAATCACAGGGTGTATTGTTGCTAAGCCATGTAGGACAGAGCTGTGAAGCTCAAACGTTTAGCCGCTTTACCAATGAATGGCCACAGTTTGAAGTGGCGGTGACCAAGCAGATTGATTACCAAGATTCACCTCAAGAACCGGTTCAGGTGATTTGTGTAGGTATGATTGCGCCTAAGGAGTGA
- a CDS encoding GntR family transcriptional regulator — MLYKKVMQDLKSRIDSEEFAIGDTLPTEKDLIDAYSVSRITVRKAIEELVKLGLVEKRQGAGSTVIGKTMTGSMSSLRSTSEYMSDTGTKLEYQVVEFTLMDPDEEVASALNIGTDDKVYFIRRFKLINGVPAIYEDSFMPVAMFPQMNIMSLQGSKYQYLEKELGLHIDGALQDFEAVMPGEHLCEVFELSPEVPIICLLSTGKLGDGRIFEYTKLYFKPNTYSYKHYLKR, encoded by the coding sequence ATGCTATACAAAAAGGTAATGCAGGATTTAAAGTCCCGCATTGATTCGGAAGAGTTCGCGATTGGCGATACTCTGCCTACCGAAAAAGACTTGATCGACGCGTATTCAGTAAGTCGTATTACCGTGCGCAAAGCGATAGAAGAATTAGTAAAACTTGGCTTGGTAGAGAAGCGCCAAGGGGCCGGCTCTACCGTGATCGGCAAAACCATGACGGGCTCCATGTCGAGTTTGCGCAGTACAAGCGAATATATGAGCGATACCGGGACCAAACTTGAATACCAAGTCGTCGAGTTTACGTTGATGGACCCTGATGAAGAGGTGGCATCGGCACTGAATATTGGCACCGACGATAAGGTGTATTTTATTCGTCGCTTTAAGCTGATAAATGGCGTGCCTGCTATCTATGAAGACTCGTTTATGCCAGTGGCGATGTTTCCACAAATGAACATCATGTCGCTTCAGGGCTCGAAGTACCAATATCTTGAAAAAGAGTTGGGCTTACACATTGACGGTGCCCTTCAAGACTTTGAAGCCGTGATGCCGGGCGAGCATTTATGTGAAGTGTTTGAATTGTCACCTGAAGTGCCGATTATTTGTTTGCTTTCAACTGGCAAACTGGGGGACGGTCGTATCTTTGAATACACTAAGCTGTACTTCAAACCGAATACCTACTCTTATAAACACTATTTGAAACGTTAG